A part of Brassica rapa cultivar Chiifu-401-42 chromosome A05, CAAS_Brap_v3.01, whole genome shotgun sequence genomic DNA contains:
- the LOC103869192 gene encoding glycolipid transfer protein 3: MKRKRCDMEEATKKKKMTAIGSAIEELSVLSIAKTTIVTTKTETTNIISLPLKPLLAFCKLIVQVLDKIGPTMAVLRQDIDQNIQRLEKMWETDPIVYSNLVEILRKEAKEGSSKKPKSCSRAAVWLTRAMDFTLALLQRLVKDMSQNMQQAVEESYNLTIKPWHGWISCAAFKVALKLVPNNNTFINVLAGKDESYQMVQDDIRSLISLLIPLLSQLHSILELYEVHKLKST, from the exons ATGAAACGAAAGAGATGTGACATGGAAGAGGcaaccaagaagaagaagatgacagCGATTGGATCGGCCATTGAAGAACTCTCTGTTCTTTCCATAGCCAAGACCACAATAGTTACTACCAAAACAGAAACCACCAACATCATCAGTTTACCTTTGAAGCCTCTCCTCGCTTTCTGCAAATTAATCGTCCAAGTTCTtg ATAAGATTGGCCCGACAATGGCTGTTCTCCGACAAGACATTGATCAAAATATTcaa agattagagaagatGTGGGAAACTGATCCTATCGTGTACTCAAATTTGGTTGAGATATTGAGAAAAGAAGCGAAGGAAGGATCCTCTAAGAAGCCTAAAAGCTGCAGCAGAGCTGCTGTTTGGCTAACCAG AGCGATGGATTTTACATTGGCCCTATTGCAACGGCTTGTCAAAGACATGTCACAGAACATGCAACAAGCCGTCgaagaaagttataatttgacTATAAAACCTTGGCATGGATGGATCTCTTGTGCTGCTTTCAAG GTTGCTCTTAAGCTGGTACCAAACAACAACACATTCATCAACGTGCTTGCGGGTAAAGACGAGAGTTACCAGATGGTTCAAGATGATATAAGAAGTTTGATTTCTTTGCTCATTCCACTTCTAAGCCAGCTCCATTCTATTTTG GAATTATACGAAGTGCACAAACTAAAGTCAACATGA